Proteins encoded by one window of Ignavibacteriota bacterium:
- the atpG gene encoding ATP synthase F1 subunit gamma, which yields MATLRDIRNRIKGVKNTAKITSAMKMVSTAKLKRAQNAIESARPYFEKLDMILSNVSSTLGSDYTNPLLRQSDDVKNILLIVVTSDRGLCGSFNTNLLKEAVHLLNNQFPKDYPSSQTKVIAIGKKAVSFFKKRHYFVAAEFQGIFSELNFTIAQEIVNAYESDFIEAKYDKIMILGNEFITVMKQEPRLRNILPIVSGESITIGKQKKEEKTTADYIFEPDKKAILDDLLPKLVNIKIWRSILESNAAEQAARRFAMDNATRNAKELISMLELQYNKARQASITTEMLEIVGGAEALRAH from the coding sequence ATGGCTACTTTAAGAGATATAAGAAACAGAATTAAAGGCGTAAAAAATACTGCTAAGATTACATCTGCGATGAAGATGGTATCAACAGCTAAACTTAAACGTGCACAAAATGCTATCGAATCAGCACGCCCTTATTTCGAGAAACTTGATATGATACTATCAAATGTTTCCTCCACATTGGGAAGTGATTATACAAATCCTCTTCTCAGACAATCTGATGATGTAAAAAATATTCTCCTTATTGTGGTGACATCCGATAGAGGTCTTTGCGGCTCTTTCAATACGAATTTGCTGAAAGAAGCAGTCCATTTACTTAATAACCAGTTCCCAAAGGATTATCCAAGTTCGCAAACAAAAGTGATTGCAATTGGAAAAAAGGCTGTGTCATTCTTTAAAAAAAGGCACTATTTCGTAGCAGCGGAATTTCAGGGAATTTTCTCAGAGCTGAATTTTACTATTGCACAAGAAATTGTAAATGCTTATGAATCTGATTTTATTGAAGCAAAATATGATAAAATTATGATCCTCGGAAATGAATTTATTACTGTCATGAAGCAAGAGCCAAGATTACGTAATATTCTGCCTATAGTTTCAGGTGAATCTATAACAATTGGTAAGCAAAAGAAAGAAGAAAAAACGACGGCTGATTATATTTTTGAGCCTGATAAAAAAGCTATATTAGATGACTTACTCCCAAAACTTGTAAATATCAAAATATGGCGGTCAATTCTCGAATCCAATGCAGCTGAACAGGCAGCAAGACGATTTGCTATGGATAACGCCACTAGAAATGCAAAAGAGCTTATTTCTATGCTTGAATTACAGTACAATAAAGCCCGTCAGGCTTCTATTACTACCGAAATGCTCGAAATCGTCGGCGGTGCTGAAGCTCTCAGAGCTCACTGA
- the rfaD gene encoding ADP-glyceromanno-heptose 6-epimerase, protein MIVLTGGAGFIGSCFLKTLNDKGISDVLVVDRLGNGTKWKNLTGKKFERFENKVVFRENLKNGKYDGQITAVFHFGACSSTTETDNDYLIDNNYQYSIDLAEFCLRNSVKFIYASSAATYGNGDNGYSDETYDELKPLNGYGFSKQLFDLWVIQNGYDKIFTGLKFFNVFGPNEYHKGDMASMIYKSYNQIKSIGMVRLFKSNTSEYSDGSQMRDFIYVKDACEVIWQLYTKGIQGGILNLGTGKSRSWNDLANAVFMALNLNSNIEYINMPENLTNQYQNFTEAEMKKLKVLGLDFNFASLEDSVNDYVTNYLSKNYLVY, encoded by the coding sequence ATGATTGTTCTGACTGGTGGTGCCGGTTTTATAGGCTCATGTTTTCTAAAAACTCTTAACGACAAGGGCATCTCAGATGTCCTTGTCGTTGACCGTTTAGGTAATGGTACAAAGTGGAAAAATCTGACAGGCAAAAAGTTTGAGCGGTTTGAAAATAAAGTTGTTTTTAGAGAAAATCTCAAAAATGGAAAATACGACGGTCAGATTACTGCTGTTTTTCATTTTGGAGCTTGTTCATCTACTACTGAAACTGATAATGACTATCTGATTGATAATAATTATCAGTATTCAATTGATTTAGCGGAATTTTGCCTTAGAAATAGTGTTAAGTTTATTTATGCAAGTTCTGCTGCTACTTATGGCAATGGTGATAATGGTTACAGTGATGAAACTTATGACGAGCTTAAACCATTGAATGGCTATGGCTTCTCCAAGCAGCTCTTTGATTTGTGGGTTATTCAAAATGGTTACGATAAAATATTTACAGGTCTTAAATTCTTTAATGTTTTTGGCCCGAATGAATACCACAAAGGTGATATGGCGAGTATGATTTATAAATCATACAATCAGATTAAATCCATAGGTATGGTCAGACTGTTTAAATCCAACACTTCTGAATATTCTGATGGAAGCCAAATGCGTGATTTTATTTATGTAAAAGATGCCTGTGAAGTGATCTGGCAACTTTACACTAAAGGTATTCAGGGCGGTATTTTGAATCTCGGCACCGGCAAATCAAGGTCTTGGAATGATTTGGCTAATGCTGTTTTCATGGCTTTAAATCTAAATTCTAACATTGAGTACATTAATATGCCTGAAAATTTGACAAATCAGTATCAGAATTTTACTGAAGCAGAAATGAAAAAATTGAAAGTTTTGGGTTTGGATTTCAATTTTGCAAGTCTTGAAGACTCTGTAAATGATTACGTTACTAACTATTTATCAAAAAATTATTTAGTTTATTAG
- a CDS encoding glycosyltransferase, which produces MKKKVKLYFTDFWATFDIYDNYFVNILKDHFDVDIDAQNPDFLFYSNFGIEYQNYNCIRIYFTGENCRPDFNHCDWAFSFDYSDDNRNYRLPLYALFADMNELLKPKETYKILNEKSEFCNFIYSNPGPEKRKLIFDKLSNYKKIHSAGRYLNNIGGPIGGFEKEKREYIRKFKFTFAFENSSYPGYTTEKILDPLLCGSIPIYWGNPLVAKDFNPKSFINYHDYNSDEEFIEAIIKYDNDDDLYRQMISEPPFENNLINKFVDKQNVSNRLKYILEQNIVPVSSKSSAFSKNILISSAWRLSSNIRYRAGKLTNKIKIFSLDRLKVKWLKFRENSKF; this is translated from the coding sequence ATGAAAAAAAAGGTAAAATTATATTTTACTGATTTTTGGGCTACTTTTGATATTTATGATAATTACTTTGTCAATATATTGAAAGACCATTTCGATGTTGATATTGATGCCCAAAATCCTGATTTCCTCTTTTATTCAAATTTTGGTATAGAATATCAAAATTATAATTGTATTAGAATATATTTCACAGGTGAAAACTGCCGTCCAGATTTTAATCATTGCGACTGGGCTTTTTCATTTGATTATTCAGACGACAACCGCAATTACCGACTTCCGCTTTATGCACTTTTTGCAGATATGAATGAGCTTTTAAAACCAAAAGAAACCTATAAAATCCTGAATGAAAAATCAGAATTTTGTAACTTCATTTATTCTAATCCGGGTCCCGAAAAGCGAAAACTAATTTTTGATAAGCTTTCAAATTATAAAAAAATTCATTCTGCAGGCAGGTATCTAAATAATATCGGTGGACCTATTGGTGGATTTGAAAAGGAAAAACGTGAGTATATCCGAAAATTCAAATTTACTTTTGCTTTCGAGAATAGCTCATATCCCGGATATACAACAGAAAAAATCCTCGACCCGCTGCTTTGTGGAAGCATACCAATATATTGGGGAAATCCATTAGTAGCTAAGGATTTCAACCCGAAAAGTTTTATAAATTATCATGATTATAACAGCGACGAGGAATTTATAGAGGCAATAATTAAGTATGATAATGATGATGATTTATACCGCCAAATGATTTCCGAGCCACCTTTTGAAAATAATCTTATAAATAAATTTGTTGATAAGCAAAATGTTTCTAATAGATTAAAATATATTCTTGAGCAGAATATTGTGCCAGTTTCATCAAAATCTTCAGCTTTTTCAAAAAATATTCTTATATCTTCTGCATGGAGGTTGTCATCTAATATTCGCTACAGAGCCGGCAAGCTTACCAACAAGATTAAAATATTCTCTCTTGACCGTCTAAAAGTGAAATGGCTTAAGTTTAGAGAAAATTCAAAGTTTTAG
- a CDS encoding PorV/PorQ family protein, protein MKLYLKAAIMTAIVATGFFLPAAMHAQAGGSAVPFLLISPDARASGMGETGTAVADDINAIYWNTGGLAFLDYFPATATREEQPYTQVALAFSPWLPQFNADLYYSYATVGRFFEELDGTVAFNFIFMNLGEFTRTADNGQVLGKFISNEFSVGLSYGTIVAPDLGVGFQLRYIHSNLTPTSAQTGGEAGTGISASFDLGVLWKPTDIEFLGIKDRLSLGLNLKNVGPKVTYIRESDPLPTTLRLGTAFNLYKDEFNDLKMAVDFGKLLVKRDSLGSDALPLSLVTAWENPGAEWSFGLEYWYERVVALRAGYFTEPAVLGNRHYWNFGAGVRYDIFSLDFSFINTIEENHPLANTMRFSLLIDFN, encoded by the coding sequence ATGAAGTTATATCTTAAAGCGGCAATAATGACAGCTATAGTAGCAACAGGATTCTTTTTACCGGCAGCAATGCACGCACAAGCCGGCGGTTCAGCTGTGCCGTTTTTGCTCATATCGCCTGATGCGAGGGCAAGCGGAATGGGAGAAACCGGGACTGCAGTTGCCGATGATATTAATGCGATTTATTGGAATACAGGCGGTCTTGCCTTTTTGGACTATTTCCCTGCAACAGCAACTCGTGAAGAGCAGCCTTATACTCAGGTAGCTCTTGCTTTCTCTCCTTGGTTACCACAGTTTAATGCAGATCTATATTACAGCTACGCTACTGTAGGAAGATTTTTTGAAGAATTGGACGGTACAGTCGCTTTTAACTTTATTTTCATGAACTTGGGCGAATTTACCCGTACAGCTGATAACGGACAGGTTCTTGGAAAATTTATTTCAAATGAATTTTCTGTGGGTCTATCCTATGGAACTATTGTAGCACCTGACTTAGGTGTAGGATTTCAACTCAGATATATCCATTCAAATTTAACTCCGACATCTGCTCAAACAGGTGGCGAAGCCGGTACAGGTATAAGTGCTTCATTTGACCTTGGTGTTTTGTGGAAACCAACAGATATTGAATTCCTAGGAATTAAGGACAGATTATCATTAGGATTGAATCTTAAAAATGTAGGTCCAAAGGTGACATATATTCGCGAGTCTGACCCACTGCCGACCACACTCAGACTTGGAACAGCATTCAATTTGTACAAAGATGAGTTTAATGATTTGAAGATGGCAGTTGACTTTGGCAAATTACTTGTTAAGCGTGACTCATTAGGCTCAGACGCTTTGCCACTTTCACTTGTAACAGCATGGGAAAATCCCGGCGCAGAATGGTCATTTGGTTTAGAATACTGGTACGAAAGGGTTGTAGCTCTAAGAGCTGGATATTTTACTGAGCCGGCTGTACTTGGCAACCGTCATTACTGGAATTTCGGTGCAGGCGTAAGGTATGATATTTTCAGTCTTGATTTCAGCTTCATTAACACAATTGAAGAAAATCACCCGCTTGCCAATACCATGAGGTTCTCACTGCTTATTGATTTCAATTAA